From a single Microbacterium murale genomic region:
- a CDS encoding glycosyltransferase, with protein sequence MSAASIEVIIACHDPSRPLARAVSSLFQDVRVRDRVRAVIVAHGTAPGALEAQLTDVEGDWQVVPFSDGVRSPAGPFNHGLRAVRAEYCAVMGSDDYLEPGAMEAWLAQADESGADAVIAPIRLQGESRMPNPLVGLFRERRLDASRDRLFYRTAPLGIVRTQTMRDLGLTMAEGVRVGEDFEFGIRLWSLADRVDFARNAPCYVIGTDAKERTTYAPLSLDERFEPITRLLDDGLPQVLTAAHRRALAIKLVRISVLGAAHTLSAQNAWRDDDEVIELAAALRRLLALAPRVLEPFNLQNRRVLDALLHEPTISKVTAEVQRSATATRWERWATRNPLYMFHRESMLRRYALYWFARERKK encoded by the coding sequence ATGAGCGCCGCTTCGATCGAAGTGATCATCGCATGTCACGATCCGTCGCGTCCGTTGGCGCGGGCTGTCTCGTCTCTGTTCCAGGATGTGCGCGTCCGCGACCGGGTGCGCGCCGTGATCGTCGCGCACGGTACCGCCCCAGGTGCGCTCGAGGCGCAGTTGACCGATGTCGAGGGCGACTGGCAGGTCGTCCCGTTCAGTGACGGCGTGCGCAGCCCTGCGGGCCCGTTCAACCACGGGCTTCGAGCGGTGCGGGCCGAGTACTGCGCCGTGATGGGGTCGGATGACTATCTCGAGCCAGGAGCCATGGAGGCATGGTTGGCCCAGGCTGATGAGTCCGGGGCCGATGCTGTGATCGCCCCCATTCGCCTTCAGGGCGAATCTCGGATGCCGAACCCGCTGGTGGGACTGTTTCGAGAGAGACGCCTCGATGCGTCGAGAGATCGGCTCTTCTACCGGACGGCGCCCCTCGGTATCGTGCGCACGCAGACGATGCGCGATCTCGGCCTGACCATGGCAGAGGGGGTGCGGGTGGGCGAGGACTTCGAGTTCGGCATTCGGCTCTGGTCGCTCGCTGACCGCGTGGACTTCGCCCGGAATGCACCGTGTTACGTGATCGGCACCGACGCCAAGGAGCGCACCACCTACGCGCCCCTCTCGCTGGACGAGCGTTTCGAGCCGATCACCCGACTGCTGGACGACGGGCTTCCGCAGGTGCTTACCGCCGCGCACCGTCGGGCTCTGGCCATAAAACTCGTCCGGATCAGTGTGCTCGGTGCTGCTCACACGCTGTCGGCGCAGAACGCTTGGCGAGATGACGATGAGGTGATTGAGCTCGCGGCGGCGCTTCGCCGGCTTCTTGCTCTCGCGCCACGCGTGTTGGAGCCGTTCAACCTTCAGAACCGGAGGGTGCTGGACGCACTCCTTCACGAGCCGACGATCAGCAAGGTGACGGCTGAAGTCCAACGATCGGCGACAGCGACACGCTGGGAGCGCTGGGCCACGCGGAATCCGCTCTACATGTTCCATCGCGAATCGATGTTGAGACGGTATGCACTGTATTGGTTCGCCAGAGAACGGAAGAAGTAA
- a CDS encoding glycosyltransferase has product MAKRSMLILSFSPIAADARVLKQVRRFTQDFDVTTCGYGPAPDGVVEHVEIPMDKRYNDLDGKLITLKRYRKAYWRLSAVEWSRQALRGRRFDIAIANDVEAVPVAVKLRPRRGVLADLHEYSPRLHDDNEAWARRITPWFNWVVGRYVTRASAWTTVSRGIVDEYEKNFGFRAELVTNAAPYQDSHPRPVGVPIRLVHSGACLRNRQLHVIAQAAARLPDDVTLDFYLTANDPGYLDELKEIASASSNVVVHDPVPYAQLATTLNAYDVGVHVLPPVNFNNQLALPNKLFDYVQARLGILIGPSVEMERYVRELDIGAVSDDFTEDSVHRSMAALTPEKVTRWKQQSDLHAEELAGERQVDVWVGAVERLLG; this is encoded by the coding sequence ATGGCCAAGCGCTCGATGCTCATCCTTTCCTTCTCTCCGATTGCGGCGGACGCACGGGTGCTCAAACAGGTGCGACGGTTCACACAGGACTTCGACGTCACCACCTGCGGTTATGGTCCGGCTCCCGACGGCGTCGTCGAGCACGTCGAGATCCCGATGGATAAGCGCTACAACGATCTGGACGGAAAGCTGATAACGCTGAAGCGTTACCGAAAGGCCTATTGGCGACTGTCCGCGGTGGAGTGGAGCCGTCAGGCGTTGCGTGGTCGTCGTTTTGACATAGCGATAGCGAACGACGTGGAGGCCGTTCCCGTCGCTGTGAAACTGCGTCCGCGGCGGGGTGTTCTTGCTGATCTCCATGAATACAGCCCCCGGCTGCATGATGACAATGAAGCCTGGGCGCGGAGGATCACCCCCTGGTTCAACTGGGTCGTCGGACGCTACGTGACACGCGCTTCCGCATGGACGACGGTCAGTCGCGGAATCGTGGACGAGTACGAGAAGAACTTCGGATTCCGGGCGGAGCTGGTCACGAATGCTGCTCCGTATCAGGATTCCCATCCGCGCCCGGTGGGAGTTCCCATCCGCCTCGTCCACAGCGGTGCATGCTTGCGCAACCGCCAGCTCCACGTCATCGCGCAGGCGGCCGCGAGATTGCCCGACGATGTAACTCTCGATTTCTACCTCACCGCGAACGACCCCGGTTATCTCGACGAGCTGAAGGAGATCGCCTCGGCGTCCTCGAATGTCGTCGTGCATGATCCGGTGCCGTACGCGCAGCTGGCGACCACATTGAACGCCTACGACGTGGGTGTGCATGTCCTCCCGCCGGTGAACTTCAACAATCAGCTCGCATTGCCCAACAAGCTGTTCGACTACGTGCAGGCCCGGCTCGGCATTCTCATCGGGCCCTCCGTCGAGATGGAGCGCTATGTGCGCGAGCTTGACATCGGAGCGGTCTCGGATGATTTCACGGAAGACAGCGTCCATCGGTCGATGGCAGCTCTCACCCCTGAAAAGGTGACCCGTTGGAAGCAGCAGAGCGATCTGCACGCGGAAGAGCTCGCTGGTGAGCGGCAGGTCGACGTGTGGGTCGGCGCGGTGGAGCGGCTGCTGGGATGA
- a CDS encoding glycosyltransferase family 1 protein, producing the protein MTEATPRKRILIISFSTIASDARVLKQITRLGQDYEIDTLGYGPAPRGVAKHFAIEDRHAIWRYPRLAVMVRAFRWAYWHNPAIMAAQELVRGGAWDLILANDVDAVGLALSIDSMHGVHADLHEYAPRQKEDMLRWRFFVAPFVRWLCRGFVARADSVSTVGQGIADEYAARFGIVAQVVTNAAPYADLEPTAVEEPLRLVHSGAALRDRNIVALVDAVEQTSSDVSLALYLTPNDPGFLGEIRARAAASARVTLHDPVPYEDLSVTLNGYDVGLHLLPPTNFNNRWALPNKFFDYVQARLGVVIGPSPEMARTLEAHAFGAVADGFSTEDLTRVLDGLSIADVSEWKAAADAAASELSSQEQVEIWAASVSQLMRGPG; encoded by the coding sequence ATGACCGAAGCCACCCCGCGCAAGCGGATTCTCATAATCTCCTTCTCCACGATCGCTTCTGATGCGCGTGTGCTCAAGCAGATCACGCGACTGGGGCAGGACTACGAGATCGATACGCTCGGGTACGGCCCCGCACCGCGCGGCGTTGCGAAACACTTCGCGATAGAAGATCGGCACGCGATCTGGCGCTACCCTCGTCTGGCGGTCATGGTTCGCGCGTTCCGCTGGGCCTACTGGCACAATCCCGCGATCATGGCAGCACAAGAACTGGTGCGCGGTGGTGCCTGGGATCTGATCCTCGCCAATGATGTCGATGCCGTCGGGCTGGCTCTGTCGATCGATTCGATGCACGGCGTGCACGCGGACCTTCACGAGTACGCCCCTCGCCAGAAGGAAGACATGCTTCGTTGGCGCTTTTTCGTGGCGCCGTTCGTCCGATGGCTCTGTCGTGGATTCGTCGCGCGGGCGGATTCCGTCAGCACTGTCGGCCAGGGCATCGCTGATGAGTACGCTGCGCGCTTCGGCATCGTGGCACAGGTCGTCACCAACGCAGCCCCGTATGCCGACCTGGAGCCGACCGCCGTTGAGGAACCGCTCCGTCTCGTTCACTCCGGGGCAGCACTCCGGGATCGCAACATCGTGGCTCTTGTGGATGCTGTCGAACAGACGTCCTCCGACGTGAGCCTCGCGCTCTATCTCACACCGAATGATCCCGGGTTCCTCGGGGAGATCCGGGCTAGAGCAGCAGCGAGCGCGCGCGTGACGTTGCATGATCCGGTCCCGTACGAAGATCTGTCGGTAACGCTGAACGGGTACGACGTCGGACTGCATCTTCTCCCGCCAACGAACTTCAACAACCGATGGGCGCTTCCGAACAAGTTCTTCGACTACGTGCAGGCGCGTTTGGGTGTTGTCATCGGTCCGTCACCGGAGATGGCGCGGACACTCGAAGCCCACGCGTTCGGCGCGGTCGCAGACGGATTCTCCACCGAGGATCTCACGCGAGTCCTGGATGGGCTGAGCATCGCCGATGTGTCGGAGTGGAAGGCAGCGGCCGACGCTGCAGCCTCGGAGCTCTCCAGCCAGGAACAGGTCGAGATCTGGGCGGCGTCGGTATCCCAGCTCATGCGAGGCCCGGGATGA
- a CDS encoding glycosyltransferase encodes MTRLILFTNDYPHDRGDAVFVEKEIDALAAAFDTIVVFSASSSDTGPFRQLPANATFGGNLYGRAPGEFRWLLRPRALVAVARALWMELRNGRGRHLGDFARAAVLGLGRAYRPAVRAAIAADAETVAYGFWGMGGGLVLPWTEDVRARVVRVHGYDLYEERSPSGYLPLRPFLFARVDRILAISTDGARYLAERYRRLGAASKTIVSRLGVYGPAESERPAPQPERTIVSCSAISDVKRVELILAAVQELAALDSSVPLRWVHFGDGPRMAELTAVVEGVSGLSVELRGSVSNDEVLDFYRSARVDLFVNASISEGVPVSIMEAIAHSIPVVATAVGGTPEIIGPELGTGELVPADATPAEFAERMRDVIEGVEQFDPRRLWSTDYDAHRTGESAAQLIRSLLDDGPPTGLPSTQRSGDRGR; translated from the coding sequence ATGACCAGGCTGATCCTTTTCACCAACGACTATCCGCACGATCGGGGAGATGCGGTGTTCGTGGAGAAGGAGATCGACGCTCTCGCCGCGGCTTTCGACACGATCGTCGTGTTCTCTGCGAGCAGTTCGGATACAGGGCCTTTTCGTCAGCTGCCGGCCAATGCGACGTTCGGCGGGAACCTCTATGGACGTGCTCCCGGCGAATTCCGCTGGCTTCTGCGGCCGAGGGCGCTCGTGGCCGTAGCACGGGCGCTCTGGATGGAGCTGCGGAACGGACGAGGGCGACATCTCGGAGACTTCGCGCGCGCCGCGGTTCTGGGCCTCGGCCGAGCGTATCGGCCCGCGGTTCGCGCCGCGATCGCCGCCGACGCTGAGACCGTCGCGTACGGCTTCTGGGGCATGGGTGGAGGACTCGTGCTCCCGTGGACGGAAGACGTCCGTGCGCGGGTGGTCCGCGTTCATGGATACGACCTCTACGAGGAGCGATCTCCCTCCGGGTACCTTCCGCTGAGACCATTCCTGTTCGCGCGGGTCGACCGGATCCTTGCGATCTCGACGGACGGCGCTCGATATCTCGCCGAGCGGTATCGCCGCCTCGGTGCGGCCTCGAAGACGATCGTCAGCCGGTTGGGCGTGTACGGTCCCGCTGAGTCGGAGAGGCCGGCACCTCAGCCCGAGCGGACAATAGTCTCGTGCTCTGCGATCAGCGACGTCAAGCGAGTGGAACTGATCCTGGCTGCGGTGCAGGAGCTCGCAGCCCTTGACAGCAGTGTTCCATTGCGTTGGGTGCACTTCGGCGATGGCCCGCGTATGGCGGAGCTGACAGCGGTGGTCGAAGGCGTTTCTGGGCTCTCCGTCGAACTGCGCGGATCGGTGTCGAACGACGAAGTCCTCGACTTCTACCGTTCAGCGAGAGTCGATCTGTTCGTGAACGCGAGCATCAGCGAGGGGGTCCCGGTGAGCATCATGGAAGCGATCGCCCACAGCATCCCAGTGGTGGCGACTGCCGTCGGCGGCACTCCCGAGATCATCGGACCCGAGCTCGGAACGGGGGAGTTGGTGCCGGCGGATGCGACGCCGGCGGAGTTCGCTGAGCGGATGCGCGATGTGATCGAAGGCGTCGAACAGTTCGACCCGCGAAGGCTGTGGAGCACCGACTACGACGCCCACCGCACTGGCGAGTCGGCGGCGCAGCTGATCCGGTCACTGCTTGACGATGGACCGCCCACTGGACTTCCCTCGACGCAGCGGAGCGGTGATCGTGGACGCTGA
- a CDS encoding glycosyltransferase family A protein: MDRPLDFPRRSGAVIVDADVDVVIAAHDPERRVDRAVASVLTSQAVARVLIVCHNTPVEGIAERLGALADDVRVHLIDLQDGVRSPAGPFNHGLDLAEARFVSIMGSDDELTSGAIDRWYATAVRHQADVVIPVVRYAGAHRVATPPTRFWRTTSLDGVRDRLAYRTAPLGLVSRERFAGLRFTPGMLTGEDLAYSTRMWFSDAVKARVRTGAEYLVHDDAMRVTFTRRPLRDEFAALEHLLAQEDIRRMGPKVKVALAVKLWRISVFGAAHYRGGSWSDDDRRAVASAAQQLRDYAPAALDVLSVADGRLIEALQDRSTPDETVDAASARRRRFVTLGALLTRRPWTLLAREAPIRFAVATLLAGRG; the protein is encoded by the coding sequence ATGGACCGCCCACTGGACTTCCCTCGACGCAGCGGAGCGGTGATCGTGGACGCTGACGTCGATGTGGTGATCGCCGCACATGATCCTGAGCGAAGAGTGGATCGTGCGGTTGCTTCAGTGCTCACCTCGCAGGCAGTCGCTCGCGTCCTGATCGTGTGCCATAACACGCCGGTCGAAGGGATCGCCGAGCGGCTGGGCGCTCTGGCCGACGACGTCAGGGTGCATCTGATTGATCTGCAGGACGGGGTGCGGAGTCCGGCGGGCCCGTTCAACCATGGGTTGGACCTCGCGGAAGCCCGATTCGTCTCCATCATGGGTTCGGATGATGAGCTGACTTCTGGCGCGATCGACCGGTGGTACGCCACAGCAGTCCGACATCAGGCGGATGTCGTGATCCCGGTCGTGCGATACGCAGGCGCACACCGCGTTGCGACGCCGCCGACGCGGTTCTGGCGGACGACGTCGCTGGACGGGGTCCGCGATCGGCTCGCCTACCGGACAGCGCCGCTGGGGCTCGTCTCTCGAGAACGGTTCGCCGGCCTCCGTTTCACACCGGGAATGCTCACGGGGGAGGACCTCGCGTATTCCACGCGAATGTGGTTCTCAGACGCTGTCAAGGCGCGGGTGCGCACCGGGGCCGAATACCTCGTCCACGACGACGCCATGCGGGTGACCTTCACACGTCGTCCGCTTCGAGACGAGTTCGCGGCACTCGAGCATCTCCTCGCTCAGGAGGACATCCGCCGGATGGGACCGAAGGTGAAGGTCGCGCTTGCGGTCAAGCTGTGGCGGATCTCCGTGTTCGGTGCGGCGCACTATCGGGGCGGGTCGTGGAGTGACGATGATCGACGGGCTGTTGCCTCCGCAGCGCAACAGCTTCGCGACTACGCGCCGGCCGCACTCGACGTGCTCTCGGTGGCCGACGGGCGGCTCATCGAAGCTCTGCAGGATCGTTCCACGCCCGACGAAACGGTGGATGCCGCTTCTGCACGTCGGCGTCGCTTCGTCACCCTCGGGGCGCTCCTGACTCGCAGACCGTGGACGCTTCTCGCGAGGGAGGCACCGATCCGCTTCGCCGTGGCCACGTTGCTGGCCGGCCGGGGCTGA
- the wecB gene encoding non-hydrolyzing UDP-N-acetylglucosamine 2-epimerase, with the protein MKIVSVVGARPQFVKLAPIHKAATAAGVEHVIVHTGQHYDPMLSDVFFDDLGIAAPDVHLGVGSGSHGVQTGAMLAALDGVFDEHRPDWVLVYGDTNSTVAAALSAVKMHIPVAHLEAGLRSFNRRMPEEHNRVMTDHAADLLLAPTDVAVEHLAHEGLAERTVLVGDVMTDVLFEVRDRVAQTPSALLSELGLSADGYYVATIHRAENTDDPARLAEVVDALAALDKPVILLAHPRVVAKASAHGIQLTRGALIAHTPLAYPELIAAVLSSAGVVTDSGGLQKEAFLLRVPCTTVRTETEWVETVSLGWNILANSAEEILAGVSRPRPSDTDDAPYGTGRAAERVLDVLLNRRS; encoded by the coding sequence GTGAAGATCGTCAGTGTCGTGGGCGCACGCCCGCAGTTCGTCAAGCTTGCCCCCATCCATAAGGCCGCGACTGCTGCCGGCGTCGAGCACGTCATCGTGCACACCGGTCAGCATTATGATCCGATGCTCTCGGATGTCTTCTTCGATGACCTCGGCATAGCCGCGCCGGATGTGCATCTCGGGGTCGGCAGCGGTTCTCACGGCGTTCAGACCGGCGCGATGCTCGCTGCCCTGGACGGTGTCTTCGACGAGCACCGCCCTGATTGGGTTCTGGTGTACGGCGACACGAACTCGACGGTGGCCGCCGCGCTGAGCGCGGTGAAGATGCACATCCCGGTAGCCCATCTGGAGGCGGGGCTGCGGAGCTTCAACCGCAGAATGCCCGAGGAACACAATCGAGTGATGACCGACCATGCGGCCGATCTCCTGCTTGCACCGACCGACGTCGCCGTGGAACATCTCGCTCACGAGGGACTGGCTGAGCGCACCGTCCTGGTCGGGGACGTCATGACCGACGTGCTCTTCGAAGTGCGTGACCGTGTCGCGCAGACGCCGTCCGCGCTGCTGTCGGAGCTGGGGCTGTCGGCGGATGGCTACTACGTCGCTACGATTCATCGTGCGGAGAACACCGATGATCCCGCTCGACTGGCCGAGGTCGTCGACGCGCTCGCGGCGCTTGACAAACCAGTGATCCTTCTCGCGCATCCACGTGTCGTCGCGAAGGCGAGCGCCCACGGCATCCAGCTCACTCGCGGCGCGCTCATCGCCCATACGCCGCTCGCCTATCCCGAACTGATCGCGGCCGTGCTGTCCAGCGCGGGAGTCGTCACGGATTCCGGCGGACTGCAGAAAGAGGCGTTCCTGCTCCGGGTGCCATGCACGACGGTGCGGACAGAGACCGAATGGGTTGAGACGGTTTCTCTCGGATGGAACATCTTGGCCAACAGTGCTGAGGAGATTCTCGCCGGGGTGAGCCGCCCACGGCCGTCCGACACCGATGATGCCCCCTACGGAACGGGTCGCGCAGCGGAACGCGTGCTGGACGTGCTCCTGAACCGTCGGTCCTGA